From the genome of Phaenicophaeus curvirostris isolate KB17595 chromosome 6, BPBGC_Pcur_1.0, whole genome shotgun sequence, one region includes:
- the AGR3 gene encoding anterior gradient protein 3: protein MLHSPLALSLLLIAVSSNLAMAIQKEKRAPQTLSRGWGDEITWVQTYEEGLYQAKKSNKPLMVIHHLEDCQYCQALKKAFAESEEIQEMAQNDFVMLNLMHETTDKNLSPDGQYVPRIMFVDPSLTVRADITGRYSNRLYAYEPQDVPFLIENMKKALRLIQTEL, encoded by the exons ATGCTCCATTCACCATTGGCGTTGTCCCTCCTGTTAATTgcagtctcttccaaccttgcaATGGcaatccaaaaggaaaaaagagcacCTCAGACACTGTCAAGAG GGTGGGGAGATGAAATTACCTGGGTACAAACTTATGAAGAAGGGCTTTATCAAGCAAAAAAAAG caACAAGCCACTGATGGTAATTCATCATTTGGAAGACTGTCAGTACTGCCAag CCCTGAAGAAAGCCTTTGCTGAAAGTGAAGAGATACAGGAAATGGCCCAAAATGACTTTGTTATGCTGAATCTCATG CACGAAACCACAGATAAAAACCTGTCACCTGATGGACAATACGTGCCTCGAATCATGTTTGTAG ACCCATCTCTTACAGTAAGAGCTGATATCACAGGAAGATACTCCAACCGGCTTTACGCATACGAACCACAGGACGTACCATTCT taataGAGAACATGAAGAAAGCACTACGCCTCATTCAGACAGAGCTGTAA